A stretch of Thermus caldifontis DNA encodes these proteins:
- the thpR gene encoding RNA 2',3'-cyclic phosphodiesterase produces MRLFYAIFLPEEVKRALVEAQGRVARYKGWREVAPHHLHVTLLFLGERPEGDLADLLALGHRLGRLHPPFTARIRGTGYFPNEGTPRVWFAKAEGEGFALLAEGLREGVRETLGEEALLAGGDKPFKPHITLARRKAPAPRVPPVVFGLEWPVTEFALVRSELKPKGPVYTILEKFPLRGEHGREQEESAGERSQDH; encoded by the coding sequence ATGAGGCTCTTCTACGCGATCTTTCTTCCTGAAGAGGTGAAGCGGGCCTTGGTGGAGGCTCAGGGAAGGGTGGCCCGCTACAAGGGGTGGAGGGAGGTGGCGCCCCACCACCTCCACGTTACCCTTCTTTTCCTGGGGGAAAGGCCGGAAGGGGACCTGGCGGATCTCCTGGCCTTGGGCCACCGCCTTGGGCGGCTTCATCCCCCTTTTACCGCCCGCATCCGGGGCACGGGCTACTTTCCCAACGAGGGCACCCCAAGGGTCTGGTTTGCCAAGGCGGAAGGAGAAGGGTTCGCCCTGTTGGCGGAAGGGCTTCGGGAGGGGGTTCGGGAAACCCTGGGGGAGGAGGCTCTCCTGGCCGGTGGGGACAAGCCCTTTAAGCCCCACATCACCCTGGCCCGGCGCAAGGCCCCGGCTCCCCGGGTGCCCCCGGTGGTCTTCGGCCTGGAGTGGCCAGTGACGGAGTTCGCCCTGGTGCGCTCGGAGCTTAAGCCCAAGGGGCCCGTCTATACCATTTTGGAAAAGTTCCCTTTGCGAGGTGAGCATGGACGAGAACAAGAGGAAAGCGCTGGAGAACGCTCTCAAGACCATTGA
- the recA gene encoding recombinase RecA: protein MDENKRKALENALKTIEKEFGKGAVMRLGEMPKLQVDVIPTGSLGLDLALGIGGIPRGRVIEIYGPESGGKTTLALTIIAQAQKQGGVAAFVDAEHALDPLYAQKLGVKVEDLLVSQPDTGEQALEIVELLARSGAVDVIVVDSVAALVPKAEIEGEMGDQHVGLQARLMSQALRKLTAVLSKSNTAAIFINQVREKVGVMYGNPETTPGGRALKFYSSVRLDVRKSGQPIKVGNEAVGIRVKVKVVKNKLAPPFREAELEIYFGKGLDPVMDLVNVAVAAGVIEKAGSWFSYGEARLGQGKEKAADYLRERPELLEEIRAKVLERAHEVVLAGSEEGEE from the coding sequence ATGGACGAGAACAAGAGGAAAGCGCTGGAGAACGCTCTCAAGACCATTGAGAAGGAGTTCGGCAAGGGCGCGGTCATGCGCCTGGGGGAGATGCCCAAGTTGCAGGTGGACGTGATCCCCACGGGCTCCTTGGGCCTGGACCTGGCCTTGGGGATCGGGGGCATTCCCCGGGGAAGGGTCATTGAGATCTACGGCCCCGAGTCCGGGGGGAAGACCACCTTGGCCCTCACCATCATCGCCCAAGCCCAGAAGCAAGGGGGTGTAGCTGCGTTTGTGGATGCGGAGCACGCCTTAGACCCCCTTTACGCCCAGAAGCTGGGGGTAAAGGTGGAAGACCTCCTGGTCTCACAGCCCGACACCGGGGAGCAGGCCCTGGAGATCGTGGAGCTTCTGGCCCGCTCGGGGGCGGTGGACGTGATCGTGGTGGACTCGGTGGCCGCCTTGGTGCCCAAGGCGGAGATCGAGGGGGAGATGGGGGATCAGCACGTGGGCCTGCAGGCCAGGCTTATGAGCCAGGCCCTGCGCAAGCTCACCGCGGTGCTTTCCAAGAGCAACACCGCCGCCATCTTCATCAACCAGGTGCGGGAGAAGGTGGGGGTGATGTACGGCAACCCCGAGACCACCCCTGGCGGCAGGGCCCTTAAGTTCTACTCCAGTGTGCGCCTGGACGTGCGCAAAAGCGGCCAGCCCATCAAGGTGGGCAACGAGGCGGTGGGCATACGGGTCAAGGTGAAGGTGGTGAAGAATAAGCTGGCCCCGCCCTTCCGTGAGGCGGAGCTGGAGATCTACTTCGGCAAGGGCTTGGACCCGGTGATGGACCTGGTGAACGTGGCCGTGGCCGCAGGCGTCATTGAGAAGGCGGGAAGCTGGTTCTCCTACGGGGAGGCCCGCCTGGGCCAGGGTAAGGAGAAGGCCGCGGACTACCTTCGGGAGCGGCCCGAGCTTTTGGAGGAGATCCGGGCCAAGGTGCTGGAGAGGGCCCACGAGGTGGTGCTGGCGGGAAGCGAGGAAGGGGAGGAGTAG